In a single window of the Streptomyces sp. CGMCC 4.7035 genome:
- a CDS encoding sarcosine oxidase subunit alpha family protein, which produces MLLIPCPWCGPRDEAEFHYGGQAHVPYPEDPSALSDEDWARYLFFRDNPKGPFAERWSHAAGCRRWFNAVRDTATNEILAVYRAGEPRPATTGPRLVTAPSRPVTSQPHPVPLQPGLAQPARPAFEDEAVQADTGVWGQSSQRGPGAEPLVTGRGGVGENNQPFRLPTGGRIHRDEPLTFTFDGTEYQGYRGDTLASALLANGVIAAATSIKLGRPRGIFSAGVEEPNAVVQIEAPFPEPMLPATTVELHDGLVASSLPGQGRLATTPDPARYDAVHAHCDLLVVGAGPAGLAAAAAAAKSGARVILADDQPEVGGSLLGTGEHLDWVEATRAQLEAAPEVRVLSRTTVFGHYDDNHLLAVERRTNHLGAQAPDRVSRERVWRIRARRVVLATGAHERSLAFGDNDRPGVMLAASARTYLHRYAVLPGRHAVVFTTNDSAYAAALDLAAGGMDVAAIVDTRPEPGEWAARARSAGIEVLAGQAVIGTEGGARLTGVTVAPYGTTAGPREFAVDLLLVSGGWNPVAHLFSQAGGKLRHDDVLGTFVPDSCRQAVEVAGSANGAFDLATTLAQGAAAGARAVEAEGCTAEAPALPAVAARPHTPPMQVFTIPTAAAAPRFVDLQRDVTVDDLSRATGAGLRSVEHTKRYTTAGTANDQGRTGGVLASGVVAELLGVDISALGLPTFRPPYTPVSFATLAGRDRGALHDPIRTTALHAWHVAHGALFENVGQWKRPWYYPQEGEDMEAAVLRECRAARESVAFMDASTLGKIDVQGPDAAVFLDRLYTNMMSTLKVGMIRYGVMCRLDGMVFDDGTVIRVDRDRFLVTTTTGNAAAVLDWMEEWLQTEWPELRVHCTSVTEQWATVALVGPRSREVLGSLAPQLAVSNEDFPFMAWRETAVAGIDARVCRISFSGELAYEINVSPWDAPALWEALHEAGAPYGITPYGTETMHVLRAEKGYPIIGQDTDGTVTPQDLGMSWAVSKKKPDFIGKRSYARADTVRPDRKHLVGLLPEDPDAFLPEGTHLVADSVLPAPPVPMLGHVTSSYRSAALGRTFALALIKGGRDRIGERLYAPVGDRLVPVTVASPVLYDPEGARRDG; this is translated from the coding sequence ATGCTGCTCATCCCCTGCCCGTGGTGCGGGCCCCGTGACGAGGCCGAGTTCCACTACGGTGGCCAGGCGCACGTGCCGTATCCCGAGGACCCGTCGGCCCTCTCCGACGAGGACTGGGCGCGCTACCTGTTCTTCCGCGACAACCCCAAGGGTCCGTTCGCCGAGCGGTGGAGCCATGCGGCGGGCTGCCGCCGTTGGTTCAACGCGGTGCGGGACACGGCGACGAACGAGATCCTGGCGGTGTACCGGGCGGGGGAGCCGCGTCCGGCCACGACGGGGCCGCGTCTGGTTACTGCACCGTCGCGTCCGGTCACTTCTCAGCCGCACCCGGTGCCTTTGCAGCCGGGGTTGGCACAACCAGCCCGTCCGGCGTTTGAGGACGAGGCCGTTCAGGCCGATACGGGGGTGTGGGGGCAGAGCTCCCAGCGGGGTCCGGGGGCGGAGCCCCTGGTTACGGGAAGGGGCGGGGTGGGGGAGAACAACCAGCCGTTCCGCCTCCCTACCGGCGGCCGGATCCACCGCGACGAGCCCCTCACCTTCACCTTCGACGGCACCGAATACCAGGGCTACCGCGGTGACACCCTCGCCTCCGCCCTCCTCGCCAACGGCGTCATCGCGGCAGCGACCAGCATCAAACTCGGCCGCCCCCGCGGCATCTTCTCCGCAGGCGTCGAGGAACCGAACGCGGTGGTCCAGATCGAGGCCCCCTTCCCCGAGCCCATGCTCCCCGCCACGACCGTCGAACTCCACGACGGCCTGGTCGCGAGCAGCCTCCCCGGCCAGGGCCGCCTCGCCACCACCCCGGACCCCGCTCGCTACGACGCCGTCCACGCCCACTGCGACCTGCTCGTCGTCGGCGCCGGCCCGGCCGGCCTGGCGGCGGCAGCGGCGGCGGCGAAGAGCGGTGCCCGCGTCATCCTCGCCGACGACCAGCCGGAGGTCGGCGGCAGTCTGCTCGGCACGGGCGAGCACCTCGACTGGGTGGAGGCGACTCGCGCACAGCTCGAAGCCGCCCCCGAGGTCCGCGTCCTGAGCCGCACCACCGTCTTCGGCCACTACGACGACAACCACCTCCTCGCGGTCGAGCGCCGCACCAACCACCTCGGCGCCCAGGCCCCGGACCGGGTCTCGCGCGAGCGCGTGTGGCGCATCCGCGCCCGGCGTGTGGTCCTCGCGACCGGCGCCCACGAGCGATCGCTGGCGTTCGGCGACAACGACCGCCCCGGCGTGATGCTGGCCGCCTCGGCCCGGACGTACCTCCATCGGTATGCCGTGCTGCCCGGCCGGCACGCGGTCGTGTTCACCACCAACGACAGCGCCTACGCCGCCGCACTCGACCTGGCCGCGGGGGGCATGGACGTCGCGGCGATCGTCGACACCCGGCCGGAGCCGGGGGAGTGGGCCGCGCGTGCCCGGTCCGCCGGGATCGAGGTGCTCGCCGGACAAGCGGTCATCGGTACGGAGGGCGGCGCCCGCCTCACCGGCGTGACGGTCGCCCCGTACGGTACGACCGCCGGACCGCGGGAGTTCGCCGTCGACCTGCTCCTCGTCTCCGGCGGCTGGAACCCGGTCGCCCATCTGTTCAGTCAGGCGGGCGGCAAGCTCCGTCACGACGACGTACTCGGTACGTTCGTCCCCGACAGCTGCCGTCAGGCGGTAGAGGTCGCGGGCAGCGCGAACGGTGCCTTCGACCTCGCCACGACCCTCGCGCAGGGCGCCGCGGCCGGCGCCCGCGCGGTCGAGGCGGAGGGTTGCACCGCCGAGGCGCCCGCCCTCCCGGCCGTCGCGGCCCGGCCGCACACCCCGCCCATGCAGGTGTTCACCATCCCCACCGCCGCCGCAGCCCCCCGCTTCGTCGACCTCCAGCGCGACGTCACCGTCGACGACCTGTCGCGGGCGACCGGGGCGGGTCTGCGCTCGGTGGAGCACACCAAGCGCTACACCACGGCGGGCACCGCCAACGACCAGGGCAGGACGGGCGGCGTCCTGGCCAGCGGCGTTGTCGCCGAACTCCTCGGTGTGGACATCTCGGCGCTCGGCCTGCCCACGTTCCGTCCGCCGTACACTCCAGTCTCCTTCGCCACGCTCGCCGGCCGCGACCGCGGCGCGCTGCACGACCCGATCCGCACGACCGCCCTTCATGCATGGCATGTCGCGCACGGCGCCCTGTTCGAGAACGTCGGCCAGTGGAAGCGGCCCTGGTACTACCCGCAGGAGGGGGAGGACATGGAGGCCGCGGTGCTGCGCGAGTGCCGCGCCGCCCGCGAGAGCGTGGCCTTCATGGACGCCTCCACCCTTGGCAAGATCGACGTGCAGGGCCCGGACGCGGCCGTCTTCCTGGACCGGCTCTACACCAACATGATGAGCACCCTGAAGGTCGGCATGATCCGCTACGGCGTGATGTGCCGCCTGGACGGCATGGTCTTCGACGACGGCACCGTCATCCGCGTCGACAGGGACCGCTTCCTGGTCACCACCACCACGGGCAACGCGGCCGCCGTACTGGACTGGATGGAGGAGTGGCTGCAGACGGAGTGGCCCGAACTGCGCGTCCACTGCACCTCGGTCACCGAGCAGTGGGCGACTGTGGCCCTGGTCGGTCCCCGCTCCCGCGAGGTCCTCGGCTCACTCGCGCCCCAACTGGCCGTGAGCAATGAGGACTTCCCCTTCATGGCCTGGCGGGAGACGGCCGTCGCCGGCATCGACGCGCGCGTGTGCCGGATCAGCTTCTCCGGCGAACTCGCCTACGAGATCAACGTATCGCCGTGGGACGCGCCCGCCCTGTGGGAGGCCCTGCACGAGGCCGGCGCCCCGTACGGCATCACCCCGTACGGCACCGAGACCATGCACGTCCTGCGTGCCGAGAAGGGCTACCCCATCATCGGTCAGGACACCGACGGCACGGTCACCCCGCAGGACCTCGGCATGAGCTGGGCGGTGTCGAAGAAGAAGCCGGACTTCATCGGCAAGCGGTCCTACGCCCGCGCCGACACCGTCCGCCCCGACCGCAAGCACCTTGTCGGCCTGCTTCCCGAGGACCCGGACGCCTTCCTCCCCGAGGGCACCCACCTGGTCGCCGACAGCGTGCTGCCGGCCCCGCCGGTCCCGATGCTCGGCCACGTCACCTCCAGCTACCGCAGCGCGGCGCTCGGCCGTACCTTCGCGCTCGCCCTGATCAAGGGTGGCCGGGACCGCATCGGCGAACGCCTCTACGCACCGGTGGGTGACCGGCTGGTCCCGGTGACCGTCGCAAGCCCCGTCCTCTACGACCCCGAGGGAGCTCGCCGCGATGGCTGA
- a CDS encoding cytochrome P450, producing MSGVEPQPERAWTVGNAPGIFPFVGHGITLFRRPLAFLNSLPAHGDLVEIRLGLQRAWLACHPELVHRILMDTRTFDKGGPQYDRLRPLMGGGLVTCGHEEHRRQRRLIQPTFRPSRITDYTRVMAEEAEAVFRDWRPGEKVDVSAAMLALTTRVTSRVLLSDALDAATVAEVRDCLAALVRGLFIRTVMPLAPLFRIPTPANRRYRRAFVRFHAIIDAAVDERRRGSPRDDLLGTLLAAEADHAGGDHRGAAVTGQEIHDQLITLLLTGVESTAMCLGSVFSLLPRHPEVESRLHSEVDVLLAGGRRPGPQELSRLVYTRCLITETLRVYPPGWLFTRITTRETDLAGLRLPRGATVLYSPYLLHHDPASFPDPDRFLPERWLPGRATAVPSGAMLPFAAGGRKCIGDTFALAEATLAVATIASRWRLRPLPGHVEQPRPAATLGPRSLEMICEQRRSPASAGEAAAQAPCIPGKDPSCPAQSSPAPRAEVTCGLRESPSRSEQNSLTTGIRATPRKRDCRREGDKGADDA from the coding sequence ATGAGCGGTGTCGAACCGCAACCAGAGCGAGCATGGACGGTGGGTAATGCACCAGGCATATTCCCATTCGTCGGCCACGGTATCACTCTGTTCCGCCGTCCGCTGGCCTTTCTGAATTCCTTACCCGCACACGGGGATCTGGTCGAGATACGACTGGGCCTCCAGCGTGCCTGGCTGGCGTGCCACCCGGAGCTGGTCCACCGGATACTCATGGACACGCGCACCTTCGACAAGGGCGGTCCGCAGTACGACAGGCTCCGGCCGCTGATGGGCGGCGGTCTTGTGACCTGCGGTCACGAGGAGCATCGACGCCAGCGCAGGCTCATCCAGCCCACCTTCCGCCCGTCCCGCATCACCGACTACACGCGGGTGATGGCGGAGGAGGCCGAGGCCGTGTTCCGTGACTGGCGGCCCGGGGAGAAGGTCGACGTGAGCGCGGCGATGCTGGCTCTGACCACCCGGGTGACCAGCCGTGTCCTCCTCTCCGACGCACTCGACGCCGCGACCGTCGCCGAGGTACGCGACTGCCTCGCGGCCCTCGTCCGGGGCCTGTTCATCCGTACGGTCATGCCCCTCGCCCCGCTGTTCCGCATTCCCACGCCCGCCAACCGCCGCTATCGGCGCGCCTTCGTCCGCTTCCACGCGATCATCGACGCGGCCGTCGACGAGCGTCGACGGGGCTCGCCCCGCGACGATCTGCTGGGGACCCTGCTGGCCGCCGAGGCAGACCACGCCGGGGGAGACCACAGGGGAGCGGCGGTCACCGGACAGGAGATCCACGACCAACTGATCACGCTCCTGCTCACCGGAGTCGAGAGCACGGCGATGTGTCTGGGCTCCGTCTTCAGTCTTCTGCCCCGTCATCCGGAGGTGGAGAGCCGGCTGCACTCCGAGGTCGACGTGCTTCTCGCCGGCGGGCGGCGGCCCGGCCCGCAGGAGCTGTCGCGCCTGGTCTACACCCGCTGCCTCATCACCGAGACTCTGCGCGTGTATCCGCCCGGCTGGCTCTTCACCCGCATCACGACCAGGGAGACGGACCTCGCCGGGCTCCGGCTCCCCAGGGGAGCCACCGTCCTGTACAGCCCCTACCTCCTGCACCACGATCCGGCGTCGTTCCCCGATCCCGACCGGTTCCTTCCCGAACGCTGGCTGCCGGGGCGGGCCACGGCCGTACCGAGCGGCGCGATGCTGCCCTTCGCGGCAGGTGGCCGCAAATGCATCGGCGACACGTTCGCCCTGGCCGAGGCCACGCTGGCCGTCGCGACGATCGCCAGTCGCTGGCGTCTGCGCCCGCTGCCAGGGCACGTCGAGCAACCGCGCCCCGCGGCGACGCTCGGGCCGAGGTCGCTGGAGATGATCTGTGAGCAGCGTCGTTCGCCCGCGTCGGCCGGGGAAGCGGCGGCGCAGGCTCCTTGTATCCCGGGCAAAGACCCGTCCTGCCCCGCGCAATCGTCTCCCGCCCCCCGCGCGGAAGTCACTTGTGGTTTACGCGAAAGTCCCTCGCGATCCGAGCAGAATTCCCTCACAACCGGAATCAGGGCGACACCCCGGAAACGGGACTGCCGAAGGGAAGGTGACAAAGGTGCCGACGACGCATGA
- a CDS encoding IclR family transcriptional regulator — MAGPVQSIERAAAILRLLAGGPRRLGLGEVASSLGLAKGTAHGILRTLQHVDFVEQDPTTGKYQLGAALLHLGTSYLDVNELRSRSINWADALAARSGEAVRLGTPLEGKVLVVHHVFRPDDTLQTLDVGALLPLHASSLGKVLLAFGAEPVEPLLEAGLESYTRHTVVLPDDLNRALVEIRELGWGAEVQEMTMGEAGVAAPIRGHGGLVVGAIGVSGPVERICDSKGRPQPALITLLREAARAISRDLGAARW; from the coding sequence ATGGCCGGCCCAGTCCAGTCGATAGAACGGGCGGCGGCGATCTTGCGTTTGCTCGCCGGCGGTCCCCGTCGGCTGGGCCTCGGCGAGGTGGCGTCGTCGCTGGGGCTGGCCAAGGGCACAGCCCACGGCATTCTGCGCACCCTGCAACACGTGGACTTCGTGGAGCAGGACCCGACCACCGGGAAGTACCAGCTCGGGGCGGCCCTGCTGCACCTCGGCACCAGCTACCTCGACGTCAATGAGCTGCGGTCGCGCTCCATCAACTGGGCTGACGCCCTGGCCGCCCGCAGCGGGGAGGCCGTCCGCCTGGGCACGCCCCTGGAAGGCAAGGTGCTCGTCGTCCACCACGTCTTCCGCCCGGACGACACGCTCCAGACCCTGGACGTGGGAGCGCTGCTGCCGCTGCACGCCTCCTCGCTCGGCAAGGTCCTGCTGGCCTTCGGGGCCGAACCCGTCGAGCCGTTGCTGGAGGCCGGACTGGAGAGCTACACCCGGCACACCGTGGTCCTCCCGGACGACCTCAACCGGGCGCTCGTCGAGATCCGGGAGCTCGGCTGGGGTGCCGAGGTGCAGGAAATGACCATGGGCGAGGCCGGAGTCGCCGCGCCGATCCGGGGACACGGCGGCCTGGTGGTGGGTGCGATCGGCGTATCCGGCCCGGTCGAGCGGATCTGCGACAGCAAAGGCCGGCCCCAACCGGCCCTGATCACCCTGCTCCGGGAGGCCGCACGGGCGATTTCCAGAGACCTGGGCGCGGCCCGCTGGTAG
- a CDS encoding ATP-binding protein: MTLAQLNAAPRGEVEYVFPLPHAPKAVPAVRRRVDAVLTGWDLCPDGAQDVLLVVSELITNAIVHALPPATLRLSRSRVDGRRAVHVEVTDTGPATAAGLSNAEADPDEHGRGLNIVTMLSARCGVHVYSGGTSRWAEVLVG; encoded by the coding sequence ATGACACTCGCGCAGCTCAACGCCGCGCCTCGCGGGGAAGTCGAGTACGTCTTTCCGCTGCCGCACGCCCCCAAGGCGGTCCCTGCCGTACGCCGACGCGTGGACGCGGTGCTGACCGGCTGGGACCTTTGCCCGGACGGCGCCCAGGACGTGCTTCTGGTGGTCTCGGAACTGATCACCAATGCGATCGTGCATGCCCTGCCTCCGGCGACGCTACGGCTGTCGCGGAGCCGGGTGGACGGGCGCAGGGCCGTGCACGTCGAAGTGACCGACACGGGGCCCGCGACTGCGGCCGGGCTGTCGAATGCGGAGGCCGACCCGGACGAGCACGGCCGGGGCCTCAACATCGTCACCATGCTGTCGGCCCGGTGCGGCGTACACGTGTACTCCGGCGGGACCAGCCGGTGGGCCGAGGTGCTCGTGGGATGA
- a CDS encoding ATP-binding protein produces MAGGPRQPITGHPTLLERHRELHAVGRALSDLRADADGVGRARQGGLLAFTGSAGLGKTTLLTHVRARAAALGCTVLSAKGGENEQGLAFRVVRQLVQPVLASMDEPDRREALGSWYDIVAAALGLEAEGTARVPDPTGVRDGLDWVMTRLTVMRAPVVLLLDDMHWADEESLSWLASFAPRAADLPLLIVVAYRPDELPPGAGAFGSLAERHGNRPYALAPLTADGVARIVRDEVGEGAEDEFCGECWAITGGSPFETVELAIRLGERQVTGTRDELPVLRDLASAVKGPGLIECLQRLGAPTVRFAWAAAVLGTSISPELAATIAVVGREQAAEAAEKLRAVRILAAGQGPGGDLEFVHPLIATAVYRAIPSALRVGLHNAAAEAVRAAGLGATAAARHLLEVPCEGNAEAVACLREAAHEYLRAGAPEAARRVLTRALREPPAQDERTALLHELAGSTFLIEPTATVGYLRAALAEPVTDHELRARIVYRLTQALAHTDRVAEAAAVAENEARGAINARTRLRLQADHFQWSSCRTDEPDSPARSRRLARLAERLTGRGLEERYILGLRAWDALLRGESRKTVLHYAEEALRGGLSWTDENRGFEVPVSVALTFMYCDQPRRAEELFTRGIAECEAKGWRGSHLALGQTLFGYIRLRRGCLAEAEELVREGLRIADRVEEAVPAQWFAIGILIQTLLARGRTAAARRLADSYRYGEIVPNAVVYPDPRTVYAELLLAEGRHEEAERLLSAVGKWLDSRAWRNPAWCRWRLDLACAVAPTAPDRAIRLAQDAVKRARDFGAASAIGRALHTEAEVTGGPAALDLHAEAVGHLERSPASYDLARALVGHGAALFRNGRLQEAADRLYRGLEGAVHCGAEALATQAREELSAAGLRPLPLRYTQTDTLTAPERRAAEMSAQGHPEAVVAKELHLTEQGVRQLLCAVYRKIGTDAAGLAGALETLPRPRS; encoded by the coding sequence ATGGCGGGCGGACCACGGCAACCGATCACCGGGCATCCGACGTTGCTCGAGCGCCATCGGGAACTCCACGCGGTCGGCCGCGCGTTGTCGGACCTCCGCGCCGACGCCGACGGCGTCGGGCGAGCGCGACAGGGTGGACTGCTCGCCTTCACCGGTTCGGCCGGACTGGGCAAGACGACCCTGCTCACCCATGTGCGCGCCCGCGCCGCCGCACTAGGATGCACGGTGCTTTCGGCCAAGGGCGGCGAGAACGAGCAGGGCCTGGCGTTCCGCGTGGTGCGCCAGCTCGTGCAACCGGTCCTGGCGTCGATGGACGAGCCGGATCGCAGGGAGGCACTGGGGAGTTGGTACGACATCGTCGCCGCCGCGCTCGGGCTCGAGGCGGAGGGCACCGCCCGGGTGCCGGATCCGACGGGGGTGCGCGACGGCCTGGACTGGGTCATGACCCGCCTGACGGTGATGAGGGCACCCGTAGTCCTGCTCCTGGACGACATGCACTGGGCCGACGAGGAGTCGCTGAGCTGGCTGGCGTCCTTCGCGCCACGCGCCGCGGACCTTCCGCTGCTGATCGTCGTCGCCTACCGGCCCGACGAACTGCCGCCCGGGGCGGGCGCGTTCGGCTCGCTCGCCGAACGCCACGGAAACCGTCCCTACGCCTTGGCGCCGCTCACCGCCGACGGCGTGGCGCGGATCGTGCGCGACGAAGTGGGTGAGGGAGCCGAGGACGAGTTCTGCGGCGAATGCTGGGCGATCACCGGCGGAAGCCCCTTTGAGACGGTCGAGCTCGCCATCCGGCTCGGGGAACGGCAAGTCACGGGCACCCGGGACGAGTTGCCCGTGCTGCGGGACCTCGCTTCGGCGGTCAAGGGTCCCGGACTGATCGAGTGCCTGCAGCGGCTCGGCGCGCCCACCGTCCGCTTCGCCTGGGCCGCCGCCGTACTCGGCACGTCCATCTCACCGGAACTCGCGGCCACCATCGCGGTGGTCGGCAGGGAGCAGGCCGCAGAGGCTGCCGAGAAGTTGCGCGCCGTCCGGATCCTGGCCGCGGGCCAAGGGCCCGGCGGCGACCTCGAGTTCGTTCATCCCCTCATCGCCACAGCCGTCTACCGGGCCATTCCCTCGGCTCTGCGGGTCGGGCTGCACAACGCGGCCGCGGAGGCGGTCCGCGCGGCGGGACTCGGGGCCACCGCGGCCGCCCGACACCTGCTGGAGGTTCCCTGCGAGGGCAACGCCGAGGCCGTCGCATGCCTGCGGGAGGCCGCCCATGAGTACCTTCGGGCCGGGGCTCCGGAGGCCGCTCGGCGGGTGCTGACCCGGGCGCTGCGGGAGCCACCCGCTCAGGACGAGCGCACCGCACTGCTCCACGAACTCGCGGGCTCGACCTTTCTGATCGAGCCCACGGCGACCGTCGGCTACCTGCGTGCGGCGCTGGCGGAACCCGTGACCGATCATGAGCTGCGCGCCCGCATCGTCTACCGGCTGACCCAGGCGCTGGCCCACACCGACCGAGTGGCGGAGGCCGCCGCGGTGGCCGAGAACGAGGCGCGAGGGGCCATCAACGCCCGTACGCGACTGCGCCTGCAGGCCGACCACTTCCAGTGGAGCTCCTGCCGCACCGACGAGCCCGACTCACCGGCCCGATCGCGCAGGCTGGCACGGCTGGCCGAGCGACTGACCGGCCGCGGTCTTGAGGAGCGCTACATTCTCGGGCTGAGGGCCTGGGACGCCCTGCTGCGCGGCGAGTCGCGCAAGACCGTCCTGCACTACGCCGAGGAGGCCCTGCGCGGCGGGCTGAGCTGGACCGACGAGAACCGGGGCTTCGAGGTACCGGTCTCGGTCGCCCTGACCTTCATGTACTGCGACCAGCCACGCCGGGCCGAAGAGCTGTTCACCCGGGGCATCGCGGAGTGCGAGGCGAAGGGCTGGCGCGGCTCCCACCTGGCCTTGGGCCAGACCCTCTTCGGCTACATCCGCCTCCGCCGTGGCTGCCTGGCCGAGGCGGAGGAACTGGTGCGCGAGGGCCTGCGCATCGCCGACCGGGTGGAGGAGGCGGTGCCCGCCCAGTGGTTCGCCATCGGCATCCTCATCCAGACCCTGCTGGCCCGTGGCCGGACCGCGGCCGCACGCCGGCTCGCCGACTCCTACCGCTACGGCGAAATCGTCCCGAACGCCGTCGTCTACCCCGATCCCCGGACGGTGTACGCCGAACTGCTCCTGGCCGAGGGGCGACACGAGGAGGCGGAGCGCCTGCTGTCCGCCGTCGGGAAGTGGCTGGACTCGCGGGCCTGGCGCAATCCGGCGTGGTGCCGCTGGCGGCTGGACCTGGCGTGCGCCGTCGCCCCCACCGCACCCGATCGGGCGATCCGCCTGGCACAGGACGCCGTCAAGCGGGCACGGGACTTCGGCGCGGCCTCCGCGATCGGCCGGGCGCTGCACACCGAGGCGGAGGTGACCGGCGGACCGGCCGCGCTCGACCTGCACGCGGAAGCCGTCGGGCACCTGGAACGCTCACCGGCCTCGTACGACCTGGCGCGGGCCCTGGTCGGCCACGGCGCGGCGCTGTTCCGCAACGGCCGGCTCCAGGAGGCCGCCGACCGGCTCTACCGGGGGCTCGAAGGCGCCGTCCACTGCGGCGCGGAGGCCCTGGCGACCCAGGCCAGGGAAGAACTCTCCGCGGCGGGTCTGCGGCCGCTGCCCCTGCGCTACACGCAGACGGACACGCTCACCGCTCCTGAGCGCAGGGCAGCCGAGATGTCGGCACAGGGCCACCCGGAGGCGGTGGTCGCGAAGGAACTGCATCTGACGGAGCAGGGCGTGAGGCAACTGCTCTGCGCCGTCTACCGAAAGATCGGCACCGACGCCGCCGGCCTCGCCGGCGCCCTGGAGACCCTTCCCCGTCCACGCTCATGA
- a CDS encoding (-)-alpha-amorphene synthase gives MPTTHEGSVPASRGGISAGSLKELIEAELYMPFPFLSNPHEPEAMAGVENWLRKYGLTDDPDVGAMIGYTRPAQLASYNSPTMNADMLQIVANQIAYQFVFDDRAEEIGRRWPSRLLPMLCESVGILRDGRPPMTPLGAALADLHRQVREHCTPAQAARWAWHSREYVHGLLYEAVAQTDPLRVRIGLCGSIRSLTAGVEPFYPLCEAAQPGELALDELSHPAVRHLRRLSADAAVWIPDLFSAVKEQRAGGVINLALAYRHEYGCSLPEAVVLATRRINDTIHEFERLHREIKPELSPVGMGYVEGMADWIRGCYYWSREVPRYADTAALPVGP, from the coding sequence GTGCCGACGACGCATGAAGGCAGCGTGCCCGCATCGCGCGGTGGAATTTCGGCCGGAAGCCTGAAGGAGCTGATCGAGGCCGAGCTCTACATGCCCTTTCCGTTCCTCAGTAATCCGCATGAACCCGAGGCCATGGCCGGTGTCGAGAATTGGTTACGCAAATACGGGCTCACCGATGACCCCGACGTGGGGGCGATGATCGGCTACACCCGCCCCGCCCAGCTCGCCTCTTACAACAGCCCCACGATGAACGCCGACATGCTCCAGATCGTGGCCAATCAGATCGCCTACCAGTTCGTCTTCGACGACCGCGCGGAAGAGATCGGCCGACGGTGGCCGAGCCGGCTGCTGCCGATGCTCTGCGAGAGCGTCGGCATCCTGCGCGACGGCCGGCCGCCCATGACTCCTCTCGGCGCCGCCCTGGCCGATCTTCACCGGCAGGTCAGGGAGCACTGCACCCCCGCACAGGCCGCGCGATGGGCATGGCACAGCCGCGAGTACGTGCACGGCCTGTTGTACGAGGCGGTGGCCCAGACCGACCCTCTCCGCGTACGGATCGGGCTGTGCGGTTCGATTCGGTCGCTCACCGCGGGCGTCGAGCCCTTCTACCCGCTGTGCGAGGCAGCACAGCCCGGTGAACTGGCCCTCGACGAGCTCTCCCACCCCGCCGTGCGGCACCTGCGGCGACTGTCGGCCGATGCGGCGGTGTGGATTCCGGACCTCTTCTCCGCGGTGAAGGAGCAACGGGCGGGCGGAGTGATCAATCTGGCCCTTGCCTACCGTCATGAGTACGGCTGCTCCCTGCCGGAGGCCGTCGTACTGGCGACAAGGCGGATCAACGACACCATCCATGAGTTCGAGCGGCTCCACCGGGAGATCAAGCCGGAACTGAGCCCCGTCGGCATGGGCTACGTGGAAGGCATGGCCGACTGGATCCGTGGTTGCTACTACTGGTCGCGCGAGGTGCCACGCTACGCGGACACGGCCGCCCTACCGGTCGGCCCGTAA
- a CDS encoding sarcosine oxidase subunit gamma, with the protein MADTALTAQSRSPLAHAADRLAAATRSSGGVVRLAELPFLAQVNIRLDAKGAAADAVGLALGLPLPLEPETVVRAGELTALWLGPDEWLVVGPPGTQRDLERRIRSAAGDEPVSVTDVSAQRTTVLVAGPRARDLLSHGCSLDLHPRAFGPGRCAQTNLARTQVVLVARDQPRAGFWVLVRSSFAGYLTDWLLDAAAEYI; encoded by the coding sequence ATGGCTGACACCGCCTTGACCGCACAGTCCCGCAGCCCGCTGGCGCACGCCGCCGACCGCCTGGCGGCCGCGACACGCTCCTCCGGGGGCGTGGTGCGGCTGGCCGAACTCCCCTTCCTGGCCCAGGTGAACATCCGCCTCGACGCCAAGGGAGCGGCAGCGGACGCCGTCGGACTCGCCCTGGGTCTCCCACTGCCCCTGGAACCCGAGACCGTCGTACGCGCCGGGGAGTTGACCGCGCTGTGGCTCGGTCCCGACGAATGGCTCGTGGTGGGCCCGCCCGGCACCCAGCGGGATCTGGAGAGGCGGATCCGTTCGGCGGCCGGGGACGAACCGGTCTCCGTCACCGACGTCTCCGCCCAGCGCACCACCGTCCTCGTCGCCGGACCCCGCGCCCGCGACCTGCTGTCCCACGGCTGCTCGCTGGACCTGCACCCGCGCGCCTTCGGCCCCGGCCGCTGCGCCCAGACGAACCTGGCCCGCACCCAGGTCGTCCTGGTCGCCCGCGACCAGCCCAGGGCCGGTTTCTGGGTGCTGGTCCGCTCGTCCTTCGCCGGCTACCTGACGGACTGGCTGCTGGACGCGGCGGCGGAATACATCTGA